TAATGTCATTGGTCTATCAACAGGATATTTGTCTAGGAAATTAATATTAGGGAGTTCACAAAATCCTATAAAAAGAGTTTTGGGTTCTGTATTTCAATTTGTAGTTTCTAATTTTGTTTCTAAGCACTCCTCTTTATGATTCAATCAAATTTATTTAAGTTAATAATGCCGTTAATTTATATAAGTAATTGTTTTTCAGACCAATAATTTACTTTTAAAAGGCATACGATTTATTTATAACTATTTAAGATTTCATGAATTGTTGTCGGTAAATCACAAAAAAGTAGCTTTTTATTATGGACATGAAAATGAAAAAAGAAGATTTGATAATTACTAATTTGCAGCTTGAATTTCAAAATAATGAAAAAGAAAAAAAAGCAGCTGAACTAATTATCGCCAATACCGAACTCGCCTTTCAAAATGATGAAAAAGAGAAAAGAGCGGCTGAATTAATTATTGCCAATAAAGAACTTGCTTTTCAAAATGATGAAAAGGAAAAAAGAGCGGCTGAATTAATTATTGCCAATAAAGAGCTTGCCTTTCAAAATGATGAAAAAGAAAAAAGAGCAGCTGAATTAATTATTGCCAATAAAGAGCTCGCCTTTCAAAATGATGAAAAAGAAAAAAGAGCAGCTGAATTAATTATTGCTAATAAAGAGCTCGCCTTTCAAAATGATGAAAAAGAAAAAAGAGCAGCTGAATTAATTATTGCTAATAAAGAGCTCGCCTTTCAAAATGATGAAAAAGAAAAAAGAGCAGCTGAATTAATGGCTACTAATTTAGAACTTAAGAATGCCGAAGAATCCCAAAAAGAATATATCCGAGGATTAGAAAAAATTATGTACATGACTTCCCATAAAGTAAGACAACCAATAGCCAATATTATAGGTTTGTCTCAAGTCATTGATTTATCCAACGATTCAAAAGAAGAAATTAATCAATCTATAGGTTACATTAAAGACTCCGCTTTATCACTAGACCTTTTAACTAGAGAATTAAATGCACATGTTTTATACCTAAAGAAAAAAGTGAAAATGTAAATCAAATTTATCTATATAAAAGATTTCCCCTTACTACAAATTGTAATAAGGGGAATTTTTTTATACCTAATGGACACAACATGGTTTTCGAACTCTTTTGCTATTTTCTAAATCTCACTTTATTTCTCTGAAATTGAAATAAATACTGCTATTGTAAAATAAAAGCAGTACTACCATTATTTTGTAAAAAACTAACATTGAGCATTTTATCATATTTTATAAATATACTATCAGTGAATTATAAAACAATGAAAGTTAATAGTATAACAGGTAAGAGGCATTAACAATGAACCTTTGTTCCACATAACAATCAATCCCCAAAATTAAATAAAAATGAAAACAAAAAAATTACTATTAACCGTCGCAGTACTCTTTATTGCATTATTTTATGGTTGTGCAAAAGATGATTTTCAAGAAATAGATGGTGTTTGTCCGCTTGTGACAATTACCAGTCCTATTAATGGAGCTACAAATGTTCCCCTTGATCAAATAATTACTGTAAGCTTTAATGAAGAAATGAATGCTGAAACTATAAATCAGTCTTCATTTACTTTAAATGGAACTTCTCAAGTTGCTGGTGTAGTTACATACAGCGGAACTACTGCAACTTTTACCCCATCCGCTTTACTTACCCCTAATACAACGTACAGCGCAAGAATAACAAGAACTGTAAAAGATCTTACGGGTAACGCATTACAAACCGAAACTATTTGGACTTTCAGTACTGGTTTAACTATTACCCCAATGGTATCTTCTACTGATCCTGAAAATAACACCAATAATGTTGTTTTAAACAAATTAGTAAGTGTTAATTTCAATATGCCAATGAAAGCTTCAACTATTAATACAACTAACTTTACTTTAAAACAAGGAACTACAGCAGTTTCAGGAACTGTATCGTATAGTGGTACTACTGCTATCTTTACTCCAACAGGACCTTTAGCTCCTAATACTGTATACACAGCAACAGTTTCTAAAGCAGTTACAAATTTAGATAATACTGCATTATTAAGTGACTATGTATGGAAATTTACAACGGGTGCTTTAGTAGCTCCTACAGTAACTGCAACAGATCCAATAAACAATACGACAGGAATTAATCTAAATCAAACGGTTACAGCTAACTTTAGTATGATTATGGATCCGTTAACAATTAATGGAACGACTTTTACTTTAAAACAAGGTATAACAACAATTGCAGGAACAGTAAGCTATTCTGGAACAACTGCCTCTTTTAATCCAACAAATGATCTATTGGAAGGGAAACTTTATACTGCGACAATTACAACTGGTGCAAAAAATGCTGCAGGTGTTGCTTTAGCTAATGATTATGTATGGAGCTTTACAACATTGGTTACAAACCCAACTATCCCTTCTACTTCAAAATTAACTTTCGGAGTCTTTGGTGGAAATGCTGGAATAACGAATCAAGGATTATTAACAAGAATTAATAATGGAGGAATTGGTACAACAGCTGCTTCTACATTAGTAACAGGTTTTACAGATATTTTAGCTTCACCATTTGAAGTATATACTGTTACACCTCTTAATAACGGTCTTGTAGCTGGTGGAGTCTTTGCTGCAGCACCTGCACCAGGAAATGGTACAAAAGCACAAATAGCA
The Flavobacterium sp. WC2421 genome window above contains:
- a CDS encoding Ig-like domain-containing protein, producing MKTKKLLLTVAVLFIALFYGCAKDDFQEIDGVCPLVTITSPINGATNVPLDQIITVSFNEEMNAETINQSSFTLNGTSQVAGVVTYSGTTATFTPSALLTPNTTYSARITRTVKDLTGNALQTETIWTFSTGLTITPMVSSTDPENNTNNVVLNKLVSVNFNMPMKASTINTTNFTLKQGTTAVSGTVSYSGTTAIFTPTGPLAPNTVYTATVSKAVTNLDNTALLSDYVWKFTTGALVAPTVTATDPINNTTGINLNQTVTANFSMIMDPLTINGTTFTLKQGITTIAGTVSYSGTTASFNPTNDLLEGKLYTATITTGAKNAAGVALANDYVWSFTTLVTNPTIPSTSKLTFGVFGGNAGITNQGLLTRINNGGIGTTAASTLVTGFTDILASPFEVYTVTPLNNGLVAGGVFAAAPAPGNGTKAQIALEGLNAARDVYNSISPASKPGGSDQGSGELGALSLAPGVYKSASGTYKITNGDLELDAQGDANAVWYFQAASSLTVGSPAASRSVKFKNGVGSANNVYWYVGSTAVINYGGGGVMVGNIIANNGVTLSSPGNSTTLVGQETVLNGRAISLVSSVTMVNTIINIPAN
- a CDS encoding diguanylate cyclase, with protein sequence MKKEDLIITNLQLEFQNNEKEKKAAELIIANTELAFQNDEKEKRAAELIIANKELAFQNDEKEKRAAELIIANKELAFQNDEKEKRAAELIIANKELAFQNDEKEKRAAELIIANKELAFQNDEKEKRAAELIIANKELAFQNDEKEKRAAELMATNLELKNAEESQKEYIRGLEKIMYMTSHKVRQPIANIIGLSQVIDLSNDSKEEINQSIGYIKDSALSLDLLTRELNAHVLYLKKKVKM